A window of the Bombina bombina isolate aBomBom1 chromosome 3, aBomBom1.pri, whole genome shotgun sequence genome harbors these coding sequences:
- the IL10 gene encoding interleukin-10, translated as MNLHALCVLLVSIFMEAKTQSGEVEGHCHQVVNIFPAKLRELRTTFNKVKDYFQMKDDALNTILLEDNLLQEFKGSLGCHSVVEMLRFYLEDVLPNAISGSKGVTIDVSYIGNQLVDLRHTLRRCHNFLPCDRKSRTVKQIKETYKKMQAKGIYKAMGEFDIFIDYIEDYLMSKKK; from the exons ATGAATTTGCATGccctgtgtgttctactggtgtccATTTTTATGGAAGCTAAAACTCAAAGTGGGGAAGTCGAGGGACATTGTCATCAAGTGGTGAATATATTCCCTGCCAAACTCAGAGAGTTGAGAACCACCTTTAATAAGGTCAAAGATTATTTT CAAATGAAGGACGATGCACTGAATACAATTTTACTCGAAGACAATTTATTACAGGAGTTCAAG GGTTCTCTGGGGTGCCATTCAGTTGTGGAAATGCTTCGATTCTACCTGGAGGATGTATTACCAAATGCCATTAGTGGTAGCAAAGGTGTAACTATAGATGTCAGCTACATTGGAAACCAGCTAGTGGACCTCAGACACACTTTAAGACGATGT CACAACTTTTTGCCTTGTGACAGAAAAAGCAGAACTGTCAAACAGATCAAAGAGACTTATAAAAAG ATGCAAGCTAAGGGGATCTACAAAGCAATGGGAGAATTTGACATTTTCATTGATTACATTGAGGACTACCTGATGTCCAAGAAGAAATAA